Proteins encoded together in one Hymenobacter monticola window:
- a CDS encoding xylulokinase: MKYLLGYDIGSSSIKVSLLDIATGQAVAAVTSPKQEMEISVPQADWAEQRPERWWQECVNATTELKAKYGFDTSLVAGIGITYQMHGLVLVDQAGKVLRPAIIWCDSRAVDLGNQAFAEMGEEYCLENFLNSPGNFTASKLKWVRENEPEVYAQIHKIQLPGDYIAFKMSGQLQTTVSGLSEGVFWNFKQQAIAQELLDYYGISADLLPEVVDTFSVQGQLSAGAAQELGLTAGTGICYRAGDQPNNAFSLNVLNPGEIAATAGTSGVVYGITDAPASDPASRVNAFVHVNHTAEQPRNGVLMCMNGTGILNSWLRKMVGELPYDEMNRRAAQAPVGAEGLVFLPFGNGAERILENRPTDAELRGLNFNVHSQNHLLRAAQEGIVFALIYGMNIMRQMGVQVRTVRAGNANMFLSPVFREAFVNAGDVTLELYNTDAAQGAARGAGIGAGVYASAAEAFGGLERILTVEPTDGLRDQYQAAYGRWQDALSTIIPQPISSLAHV, translated from the coding sequence ATGAAATACCTCCTCGGCTACGACATCGGTAGCTCTTCTATCAAAGTTTCATTGCTCGACATTGCCACCGGGCAAGCCGTGGCGGCCGTCACCTCGCCCAAACAGGAGATGGAAATCAGCGTGCCCCAGGCCGACTGGGCCGAGCAGCGCCCCGAGCGCTGGTGGCAGGAATGCGTGAACGCCACCACCGAGCTCAAAGCGAAATATGGCTTCGATACCTCGCTGGTGGCCGGCATCGGCATCACCTACCAGATGCACGGCCTCGTGCTGGTGGACCAGGCCGGCAAGGTGCTGCGCCCGGCCATCATCTGGTGTGACAGCCGCGCCGTGGACCTCGGCAACCAGGCTTTCGCCGAAATGGGCGAGGAGTATTGCTTGGAAAACTTTCTGAACTCGCCCGGCAACTTCACCGCCTCCAAGCTGAAATGGGTGCGCGAAAACGAGCCGGAGGTGTACGCCCAAATCCATAAGATTCAGCTGCCCGGCGACTACATCGCCTTCAAGATGAGCGGCCAGCTGCAAACCACCGTATCGGGCTTGTCGGAGGGTGTGTTCTGGAATTTCAAGCAGCAAGCCATTGCGCAGGAGCTGCTCGACTACTACGGCATCAGCGCCGACCTGCTGCCTGAGGTGGTGGACACCTTCTCGGTGCAGGGCCAGCTGAGCGCCGGGGCCGCGCAGGAGCTGGGCCTCACGGCCGGCACAGGTATTTGCTACCGGGCCGGCGACCAGCCCAACAACGCCTTCTCCCTCAACGTGCTGAACCCCGGCGAAATCGCGGCCACGGCTGGTACCTCGGGCGTGGTGTACGGCATCACCGATGCCCCGGCCTCCGACCCGGCCTCGCGCGTGAATGCCTTCGTGCACGTCAACCACACGGCCGAGCAGCCCCGCAACGGCGTGCTGATGTGCATGAACGGCACGGGCATCCTGAACAGCTGGCTGCGCAAAATGGTGGGCGAGCTGCCCTACGACGAGATGAACCGCCGCGCCGCCCAGGCGCCGGTAGGAGCGGAGGGCCTGGTGTTCCTGCCCTTCGGCAACGGCGCCGAGCGCATCCTCGAAAACCGCCCCACCGACGCCGAGCTGCGCGGCCTCAACTTCAACGTGCACAGCCAAAACCACCTGCTGCGCGCCGCCCAGGAGGGCATCGTGTTCGCCCTGATTTACGGCATGAACATCATGCGCCAGATGGGGGTGCAGGTGCGCACCGTGCGCGCTGGCAACGCCAACATGTTCCTGAGCCCGGTGTTCCGCGAGGCCTTCGTGAACGCCGGCGACGTGACGCTGGAGCTCTATAACACCGACGCGGCCCAGGGCGCGGCGCGCGGCGCGGGCATCGGCGCCGGCGTGTACGCCAGCGCGGCCGAAGCTTTTGGCGGCCTCGAACGCATCCTCACCGTGGAGCCCACCGACGGGCTTCGCGACCAGTACCAGGCGGCGTACGGCCGCTGGCAAGACGCTTTATCCACTATCATTCCCCAACCAATTTCTTCCCTAGCTCATGTCTAG
- the xylA gene encoding xylose isomerase — MSSITLSKTEFFTGIDTIRFEGRESDNPLSFKWYDENRVVAGKTMKEHLRFATAYWHTFTGTGGDPFGPGTKNFAWDSHHEIIGRAKDKADAAFEFFTKLGTPYYCFHDIDLVDEGNSLAEYERNLATIVDYVKQHQQESGVKLLWGTANVFSNPRYMNGASTNPDFQVVAHAGTQVKNAIDATIALGGENYVFWGGREGYMTLLNTDMKREQAHMARFLTMARDYARQQGFTGKFFIEPKPAEPTKHQYDFDAATVIGFLREHGLQDDFQLNLEVNHATLAGHTFQHELQVAADAGMLGSMDANRGDYQNGWDTDQFPNNLNELTESMLIILEAGGITQGGINFDAKTRRNSTDLEDIFIAHIAGMDAFARSLVIANDILEKSPYRKFRKDRYASFDSGEGKAFAAGQLTLEDLRTIAHKLGEPTPRSGKQEWLEAIINQYI; from the coding sequence ATGTCTAGCATCACCCTCTCGAAAACGGAATTTTTCACGGGCATCGACACCATCCGGTTCGAAGGCCGCGAGTCGGACAACCCGCTGTCCTTTAAGTGGTACGACGAAAACCGCGTGGTGGCCGGCAAGACCATGAAGGAGCACCTGCGCTTCGCCACGGCCTACTGGCACACCTTCACCGGCACGGGCGGCGACCCGTTCGGCCCTGGCACCAAGAACTTTGCCTGGGACTCGCACCACGAAATCATCGGCCGCGCCAAGGACAAGGCTGATGCCGCGTTTGAGTTCTTCACCAAGCTCGGCACGCCCTACTACTGCTTCCACGACATCGACCTGGTGGACGAAGGCAACTCGCTGGCCGAGTACGAGCGCAACCTCGCCACCATCGTGGACTACGTGAAGCAGCACCAGCAGGAAAGCGGCGTGAAGCTGCTGTGGGGTACGGCCAACGTGTTTTCGAACCCGCGTTACATGAACGGCGCCAGCACCAACCCCGACTTCCAGGTGGTGGCCCACGCCGGCACGCAAGTGAAAAACGCCATTGACGCGACCATCGCGCTGGGCGGCGAGAACTACGTGTTCTGGGGCGGCCGCGAGGGCTACATGACCCTGCTGAACACCGACATGAAGCGCGAACAGGCCCACATGGCCCGCTTCCTCACCATGGCCCGCGACTACGCCCGCCAGCAGGGCTTCACCGGCAAGTTTTTCATCGAGCCCAAGCCGGCCGAGCCCACCAAGCACCAGTACGACTTTGATGCCGCCACCGTCATCGGCTTCCTGCGCGAGCACGGCCTGCAGGACGACTTCCAGCTGAACCTGGAGGTGAACCACGCCACGCTGGCCGGCCACACCTTCCAGCACGAGCTGCAGGTGGCCGCCGACGCCGGGATGCTCGGCAGCATGGACGCCAACCGCGGCGACTACCAGAACGGCTGGGACACCGACCAGTTTCCGAACAACCTCAACGAGCTGACCGAGAGCATGCTCATTATTCTGGAAGCCGGTGGCATCACCCAGGGCGGCATCAACTTCGACGCCAAAACCCGCCGCAACTCAACCGACCTCGAAGATATCTTCATCGCCCACATCGCGGGCATGGATGCCTTCGCCCGCTCGCTCGTCATCGCCAACGACATCTTGGAGAAGTCGCCCTACCGCAAGTTCCGGAAGGACCGTTACGCCTCGTTCGATTCGGGCGAAGGCAAAGCTTTCGCCGCCGGCCAACTGACGCTGGAAGACCTGCGCACCATTGCCCACAAACTGGGCGAGCCCACGCCCCGCAGCGGCAAGCAGGAGTGGCTGGAAGCCATTATCAACCAGTACATCTAG
- a CDS encoding glycosyl hydrolase 115 family protein codes for MKTTSFRLFLLPIVVLFATVSAQAQTIGKATAPAIKSKGDFTLAAAGKTAPIYASAAEWPGVLRAAKDLQADVQRVTKTEPRFSTEKPAGAEVVLIGTIGKSPLIDGLVKAGKLSTAGVAGKWETFVRQVVMDPLPGVKQALVIAGSDKRGTIYGIYDLSQQIGVSPWYWWADVPVKPQTTLRIPAARHTLGEPAVKYRGIFLNDEAPALTGWSKEKFGGINSKMYVHVFELILRLKGNYLWPAMWGNAFNDDDKLSPVLADEYGIVMGTSHHEPMQRAQQEWKRYGHGPWNYQTNDTTLRRFWRQGIRNMGTKESIVTMAMRGDGDEPMSEDSNIALLEKIVADQRKILAEETHKPANQTPQLWALYKEVQDYYDKGMRVPDDMTLLLCDDNWGNLRKLPKPGDAPRKGGYGIYYHFDYVGGPRSYRWLNTNPLPRVREQMHLAYEHGVKQIWIVNVGDLKPMELPISFFLDYAWNPDKIKADQVAAYTQRWASQQFGPKYAADIADILAKYAKYNGRRKPELIDANTYSLATGEWAKVVADYNQLLTRAEAINQQLPAADRDAFYELVLHPVQACANLNEMYYTVALNREAAKTNQPNTNALAEKAKALFAKDAEIKNRYHAVASGKWNHMMDQMHIGYTSWHDEKADIMPQVVTLPAGATPTPAATPAEPATGAYVSLEAEQYTKAVNAGPVSWQRLPDLGRTLGAVSTYPTTVAPTEAPGGNSPHLEYRINLTQAGPVTVSAYLAPTLDFTNTTGLRYAVSLDDEAPQIINLHTGIKPGESNLPWERIVAKSINLKTSQHNVAAAGWHTLKFWRVDPGVVLEKLVVSAGELPATYLGPPANATSAAAEPKNGKGSLGQR; via the coding sequence ATGAAAACCACATCCTTCCGCCTGTTCCTTCTGCCTATAGTAGTACTGTTCGCCACCGTTAGTGCGCAGGCCCAAACTATAGGTAAGGCCACCGCACCGGCCATCAAAAGCAAGGGCGATTTCACGCTGGCCGCGGCTGGCAAAACGGCGCCCATCTATGCCAGTGCGGCCGAGTGGCCGGGCGTGCTCCGGGCTGCCAAAGACCTGCAGGCCGACGTGCAGCGCGTAACCAAAACGGAGCCACGCTTCAGCACCGAAAAGCCGGCCGGGGCGGAAGTCGTCCTCATTGGCACCATCGGCAAAAGCCCGCTGATTGACGGGCTGGTGAAGGCCGGCAAGCTCAGCACGGCCGGCGTGGCGGGCAAGTGGGAAACCTTTGTGCGGCAGGTGGTGATGGACCCGCTGCCCGGCGTGAAGCAAGCGCTGGTGATTGCCGGCAGCGACAAGCGCGGCACGATTTACGGCATCTACGACCTTTCGCAGCAGATTGGAGTGTCGCCCTGGTACTGGTGGGCCGACGTGCCGGTGAAGCCGCAAACGACGCTGCGCATCCCGGCCGCGCGGCACACGCTGGGCGAGCCAGCGGTGAAGTACCGCGGCATCTTTCTGAACGATGAGGCGCCCGCGCTCACGGGCTGGTCCAAGGAGAAATTCGGCGGCATCAACTCCAAGATGTACGTGCACGTGTTTGAGCTGATTCTGCGGCTGAAGGGCAACTACCTGTGGCCCGCCATGTGGGGCAACGCCTTCAACGACGACGACAAGCTGAGCCCGGTGCTGGCCGACGAGTACGGCATCGTGATGGGCACCTCGCACCACGAGCCCATGCAGCGCGCCCAGCAGGAGTGGAAGCGCTACGGCCACGGCCCCTGGAACTACCAAACCAACGACACCACCCTGCGCCGCTTCTGGCGGCAGGGCATCCGCAACATGGGCACCAAGGAGAGCATCGTGACCATGGCCATGCGCGGCGACGGCGACGAGCCCATGAGCGAAGACAGCAATATTGCCCTGCTCGAAAAAATTGTGGCCGACCAGCGGAAAATTCTGGCCGAAGAAACCCACAAGCCCGCCAACCAAACCCCCCAGCTCTGGGCCCTCTACAAGGAGGTGCAGGACTACTACGACAAGGGCATGCGCGTGCCCGACGATATGACCCTGCTGCTCTGCGACGACAACTGGGGCAACCTGCGCAAGCTGCCCAAGCCCGGGGACGCGCCCCGCAAGGGCGGCTACGGCATCTACTACCACTTCGACTACGTGGGCGGCCCGCGCAGCTACCGCTGGCTGAATACCAACCCATTGCCGCGCGTGCGGGAGCAAATGCATCTGGCCTACGAACACGGCGTGAAGCAGATTTGGATTGTGAACGTGGGCGACCTCAAGCCCATGGAACTGCCCATTTCGTTCTTCCTCGACTACGCCTGGAACCCCGATAAAATCAAGGCCGACCAGGTGGCGGCTTACACGCAGCGCTGGGCCAGCCAGCAGTTCGGTCCGAAGTACGCGGCCGACATTGCCGACATCCTGGCCAAGTATGCCAAGTACAACGGCCGCCGCAAGCCTGAGCTAATTGATGCCAACACCTACAGCCTGGCTACCGGTGAGTGGGCCAAAGTAGTAGCCGACTACAACCAGCTGCTGACCCGCGCCGAGGCCATCAACCAGCAGCTGCCCGCCGCCGACCGCGACGCCTTCTACGAGTTGGTGCTGCACCCGGTGCAGGCCTGCGCCAACCTTAATGAAATGTACTACACTGTGGCGCTGAACCGCGAGGCCGCCAAAACAAACCAGCCGAACACCAACGCGCTGGCGGAGAAAGCGAAGGCGCTGTTTGCTAAAGATGCCGAAATCAAAAACCGCTACCACGCCGTGGCCAGTGGTAAATGGAACCACATGATGGACCAGATGCACATCGGCTACACCTCCTGGCACGATGAAAAGGCCGACATCATGCCGCAGGTGGTGACGCTGCCCGCCGGCGCCACGCCCACGCCTGCTGCCACTCCGGCGGAGCCCGCTACCGGCGCTTACGTGTCGCTGGAGGCGGAGCAGTACACCAAGGCCGTGAACGCCGGCCCCGTGAGCTGGCAGCGCCTGCCCGACCTGGGCCGCACGCTGGGAGCCGTGAGCACCTACCCCACCACGGTGGCGCCCACCGAGGCTCCGGGCGGCAACAGCCCGCACCTGGAGTACCGCATCAACCTAACCCAGGCCGGCCCCGTGACGGTGAGCGCCTATCTGGCCCCGACCCTCGACTTCACCAACACCACCGGCCTGCGCTACGCCGTGTCGCTCGATGATGAGGCGCCGCAAATCATTAATCTGCATACGGGCATCAAGCCCGGCGAAAGCAACCTGCCCTGGGAGCGCATTGTGGCCAAAAGTATTAATCTGAAAACCTCGCAGCACAACGTGGCCGCGGCCGGTTGGCACACCCTCAAGTTCTGGCGTGTGGACCCCGGCGTGGTGCTCGAAAAGCTGGTGGTGAGTGCAGGCGAGCTGCCCGCCACCTACCTGGGCCCGCCGGCCAATGCCACAAGCGCTGCCGCTGAGCCTAAAAACGGGAAAGGCAGCCTGGGCCAGCGCTAG
- a CDS encoding endo-1,4-beta-xylanase: MKAHKFFIYSALAGIGLGFVQKSEVPLKDAFKKDFYVGAALSYRVTSGRDTKTAALVKEQFNTISPENLLKWEAVHPQPDQYNFKPADDYVAFGQANKMFTIGHTLMWHQQTPKWVFEDGAGKPASRELLLKRLEEHINTVVGRYKGKIAGWDVVNEAIDDQQGDLRKTKWLEILGEDFAAKAFEYAHKADPKAELYYNDYSLYRPEKREGVIKLVKSLQAKGIKVTAIGMQGHYGLTKPSLEQVEASIVAFSKLGVHVNFTELDIDVLPNPSRRQGADIAETFGADPKYNVYTTGLPDSVQQKLTKRYADLFALFHKHRDVIDRITLWGVTDADSWLNDWPIRGRTSYPLLFDRNFQPKPALQAVLQAAK; the protein is encoded by the coding sequence ATGAAAGCTCATAAGTTTTTTATTTACAGCGCGCTGGCGGGCATTGGCCTTGGCTTTGTGCAAAAGTCAGAAGTGCCCTTGAAGGACGCCTTCAAGAAAGACTTCTACGTGGGGGCCGCCCTCAGCTACCGCGTGACGAGCGGGCGAGATACCAAGACTGCGGCCCTGGTCAAGGAGCAGTTCAACACCATCAGCCCCGAAAACCTGCTGAAGTGGGAAGCCGTGCACCCGCAGCCCGACCAGTACAACTTCAAGCCCGCCGACGACTACGTGGCCTTCGGGCAGGCAAACAAGATGTTCACCATCGGCCACACGCTGATGTGGCACCAGCAAACCCCGAAATGGGTGTTTGAGGACGGCGCCGGCAAGCCCGCCAGCCGCGAGCTGCTGCTCAAGCGCCTGGAAGAGCACATCAATACCGTGGTGGGCCGCTACAAGGGCAAAATTGCCGGCTGGGACGTGGTGAATGAAGCCATCGACGACCAGCAGGGCGACCTGCGCAAAACCAAATGGCTGGAAATTCTCGGCGAGGACTTCGCCGCCAAAGCCTTTGAGTACGCCCACAAAGCCGACCCGAAAGCCGAACTCTACTACAACGACTACAGCCTATACCGCCCCGAAAAGCGGGAGGGCGTCATCAAGTTGGTGAAGAGCCTGCAGGCCAAGGGCATCAAGGTAACCGCCATCGGGATGCAGGGCCACTACGGCCTCACCAAGCCCAGCCTGGAGCAGGTGGAGGCCAGCATCGTGGCTTTCTCGAAGCTGGGCGTGCACGTCAACTTCACGGAGCTCGACATCGACGTGCTGCCGAACCCGAGCCGCCGCCAGGGCGCCGACATCGCCGAGACCTTCGGGGCCGACCCTAAATACAACGTGTACACCACCGGCCTGCCCGATTCGGTGCAGCAAAAGCTGACCAAGCGCTACGCCGACCTGTTTGCCCTGTTCCACAAGCACCGCGACGTCATCGACCGCATTACCCTCTGGGGCGTGACCGACGCGGATTCCTGGCTGAACGACTGGCCTATCCGGGGCCGCACGAGCTACCCCTTGCTGTTTGACCGCAATTTCCAGCCGAAACCGGCGCTGCAGGCTGTGTTGCAAGCCGCAAAATAG